From a single Xiphophorus maculatus strain JP 163 A chromosome 5, X_maculatus-5.0-male, whole genome shotgun sequence genomic region:
- the LOC102226063 gene encoding solute carrier family 43 member 3-like, producing MQGCEVGSKMRYWLTLISGMLECLCFAGVVFGYTSLVFVLKEDQYFSELCSNNTASNSSLVETDCRGQDEQFSLVFTIASFLNNFLSLINGYLFDRFGTMVTRLLAVSLYTTGTLFVAFSSAAYSLMLFPALSCIAVGGILLLMTNIQVGNLFAAHRSTIITFYNGAFDSSSGVFLIIKILHERGISLQSSFIALSLCSIIHLARTFLLMPKTHIPYPLPPRYTYGVNCGQADSYNVEQVKRTKEDASNQDSRGKDETAKSDETEVENTEKVASFRSCVLSWFFLWHLLWLSILQLRHYLFIGTLNSRLSRLARNDPTLVSQYTNAFAMTQLCGVLGAPWNGLILDRHKGKPRAPGETEQDADLRSSYLSLFLTSLQCLLFSVCASIPVLPLQYVTFILQVLNRSFLYGGNAAFISIAFPARHFGKLYGLVMSLSAVISLLQYPCFSLVKGPLDGDPFYVDITLTLLSVLVFIHPIYVFINCRRKARSRENIPPADIDIGPSLAQAKL from the exons ATGCAGGGCTGCGAGGTCGGCTCCAAGATGCGCTACTGGCTGACGCTGATCTCAGGGATGCTGGAGTGTCTGTGCTTTGCTGGTGTGGTGTTTGGTTACACCTCTCTGGTGTTTGTGCTGAAGGAAGACCAGTACTTCAGTGAGTTGTGCAGCAACAACACAGCCAGCAACAGCTCTCTGGTGGAGACAG ACTGCAGAGGTCAGGATGAGCagttttctctggttttcaCTATCGCCTCGTTCCTGAACAACTTCCTGAGTCTGATCAACGGCTACCTGTTTGATCGATTTGGCACCATGGTAACAAGACTGCTGGCAGT ATCTTTGTACACAACTGGAACCCTTTTTGTGGCCTTCTCCAGTGCAG CATATTCCTTGATGCTCTTCCCTGCCTTATCCTGCATCGCTGTGGGAGGAATTCTGCTCCTTATGACGAACATTCAG gTGGGGAACCTGTTTGCCGCTCATCGCTCCACCATCATTACTTTCTACAATGGAGCCTTTGACTCTTCTTCAGGAGTCTTCCTCATCATCAAG ATTCTACACGAGCGAGGAATCTCTCTCCAGTCCTCCTTTATTGCCTTGTCCCTCTGCAGCATCATTCACTTGGCGAGGACTTTCCTCCTCATGCCCAAGACCCACATCCCGTACCCACTGCCTCCACGCTACACATACGG GGTGAACTGTGGACAGGCCGACAGCTACAACGTAGAACAGGTCAAGAGGACGAAGGAGGATGCATCCAATCAGGATTCCAGGGGGAAAGATGAAACGGCAAAGTCGGATGAAACAGAGGtcgaaaacacagaaaaag TGGCGAGCTTCCGGAGCTGTGTTTTGTCCTGGTTCTTCCTCTGGCATCTGTTGTGGCTGTCCATACTGCAGCTGAGACACTATCTCTTCATCGGCACGCTCAACTCCAGGCTCAGCCGGCTGGCCAGAAACGACCCCACCCTGG TGAGCCAGTATACCAATGCTTTTGCAATGACCCAGCTGTGCGGAGTGCTTGGTGCCCCCTGGAACGGACTCATCTTGGACAGACACAAGGGAAAGCCTCGAGCCCCTG GAGAAACTGAACAGGATGCTGACCTGCGCTCCTCCTACCTGTCTCTGTTCCTGACTTCACTGCAGTGCCTGCTCTTCTCTGTTTGCGCCTCCATTCCTGTCCTCCCACTGCAGTACGTCACCTTCATCCTACAGGTCCTCAACAGATCCTTTCTCTACGGCGGAAACGCAGCCTTCATTAGCATTGC ATTTCCAGCCCGCCACTTTGGGAAGCTGTACGGCCTGGTGATGTCGCTCTCTGCTGTCATTTCTCTGCTGCAGTATCCCTGCTTTTCCCTCGTCAAAGGACCTCTGGATGGAGATCCATTTTAT GTGGATATTACTCTCACTCTCCTCTCTGTTCTGGTGTTCATCCATCCCATCTACGTCTTCATTAACTGCAGGAGAAAAGCCCGGAGCAGGGAGAACATCCCTCCAGCTGATATTGATATTGGTCCCAGTTTGGCTCAAGCTAAACTGTAG